One Pyrococcus furiosus DSM 3638 genomic region harbors:
- a CDS encoding 2-oxoglutarate ferredoxin oxidoreductase subunit delta — MGENVQINKDGYLVIGKTNAVEISIDTFLCKGCGICVEMCPRKVFEWSKELSEKGVHYPIPVHADKCVRCKLCELLCPDFAIAVRW; from the coding sequence GTGGGGGAAAATGTCCAAATTAATAAAGATGGCTATCTCGTTATTGGAAAAACAAACGCCGTTGAGATCAGTATTGATACTTTTCTCTGCAAAGGATGCGGAATATGTGTAGAAATGTGTCCCAGGAAGGTTTTTGAATGGAGCAAAGAGCTCAGTGAAAAGGGTGTCCACTATCCAATCCCAGTTCATGCAGATAAATGCGTAAGGTGTAAGCTCTGTGAATTATTGTGTCCAGACTTCGCCATTGCAGTTAGGTGGTAG
- a CDS encoding 2-oxoacid:acceptor oxidoreductase subunit alpha, producing the protein MIIRGDEPEQKALLRKLYRAGNYFMMGDEAIAYGAIFAGCRFYAGYPITPSSEIAETMARELPKVGGYYLQMEDEIASIAAIIGASWTGLKAMTATSGPGFSLMQENIGYAVMTETPVVIVDVQRSGPSTGQATKGAQGDFFQARWGTHGDHPIIAVSPISVEDAFWETIRAFNIAEQLRTPVIVLFDGILGHTREQIRIPDPDEVEISYRKLPRNEEEAKLPFGDPHGDGVPPMPIFGKGYFTHVTGSTHKENGLRDVYTPEVHDRLVRRLHKKIEKNRHIYEKYNEYFTDDAEILVVSWGVSARPSLGAVKKAREEGIKAGLFVPKTVHPFPGEKMRELGKKVRAILVPEMNLGQLILEVQRFVNDDVILKGVNKIGGVPITVEEILREIRGVA; encoded by the coding sequence ATGATAATAAGGGGAGATGAACCTGAACAAAAAGCCCTTCTTAGAAAATTGTATAGAGCGGGCAATTATTTCATGATGGGAGATGAGGCCATAGCTTATGGAGCCATTTTTGCTGGATGTAGATTTTATGCAGGCTACCCAATAACCCCCTCAAGCGAGATTGCCGAAACAATGGCGAGGGAACTTCCAAAGGTAGGAGGATATTATCTGCAGATGGAGGATGAGATCGCAAGCATAGCAGCAATTATTGGAGCTTCATGGACTGGATTAAAGGCCATGACTGCTACTTCTGGTCCTGGGTTTAGCTTAATGCAGGAGAACATTGGTTATGCGGTAATGACCGAAACACCAGTAGTAATAGTAGACGTGCAGAGAAGTGGGCCATCTACAGGTCAAGCCACTAAGGGAGCCCAAGGAGACTTCTTCCAAGCGAGATGGGGAACCCATGGGGATCATCCTATAATAGCTGTCTCTCCCATAAGCGTTGAAGATGCATTTTGGGAAACTATAAGAGCATTTAATATAGCTGAACAATTAAGAACCCCGGTGATAGTTCTTTTTGATGGAATTCTAGGACATACAAGAGAGCAGATAAGAATTCCCGATCCCGATGAAGTTGAGATATCATATAGAAAGCTTCCTAGGAATGAGGAGGAGGCTAAGCTGCCATTTGGAGATCCTCACGGAGATGGAGTACCACCAATGCCAATCTTCGGAAAAGGATACTTTACCCACGTAACTGGCTCAACCCACAAAGAGAACGGGCTCAGAGATGTTTACACTCCTGAAGTTCATGACAGATTGGTTAGAAGATTACACAAGAAAATTGAGAAAAACAGGCATATTTATGAGAAATACAACGAGTATTTCACTGACGACGCAGAGATTTTAGTTGTAAGCTGGGGAGTTTCTGCTAGACCCTCCCTAGGAGCTGTAAAAAAGGCGAGAGAAGAGGGAATAAAGGCTGGTCTTTTCGTGCCAAAGACCGTTCATCCCTTCCCAGGAGAAAAAATGAGAGAGCTCGGTAAGAAAGTGAGAGCAATTCTCGTTCCAGAAATGAATTTGGGGCAACTGATCTTAGAAGTTCAGAGATTTGTAAATGATGACGTTATTCTAAAGGGCGTAAACAAAATTGGTGGAGTTCCCATAACCGTTGAAGAAATTTTGAGAGAGATTAGGGGTGTTGCTTGA
- a CDS encoding 2-oxoacid:ferredoxin oxidoreductase subunit beta translates to MAKEIYSKYPMVKYLRKEALPTALCPGCGGGTVLNAFANAIDQLKIDPRDLVVVSGIGCSAWIASPYFLADTLHTTHGRAIAFATGVKVGLPDKYVVVISGDGDLASIGGNHLIHAARRNIDITVILVNNFIYGMTGGQVAPTTPFGAITTTTPYRNIEHPLNIAETVAAAGASYVARWTTAHVYQLIESIKKAITTKGFSLVEVISQCPVQFGRRNKMKQPAEMLRWFLKNSVPISKAKNMSEEELEGKFIVGEFVNRRKPEFVGELNKLIREVQSKFKEE, encoded by the coding sequence ATGGCCAAAGAGATTTATTCTAAGTATCCGATGGTTAAGTATCTCAGAAAAGAGGCCCTCCCAACAGCTCTTTGCCCAGGGTGTGGAGGAGGAACTGTATTAAATGCTTTTGCAAATGCAATTGACCAGCTAAAGATCGATCCGCGGGACTTAGTTGTTGTAAGTGGAATTGGATGTTCCGCTTGGATAGCCTCACCTTACTTCCTTGCAGACACTCTTCATACAACTCACGGGAGAGCGATTGCATTTGCCACTGGAGTTAAGGTAGGACTTCCAGATAAGTATGTTGTGGTAATAAGTGGAGATGGGGACCTGGCAAGCATTGGGGGAAATCACTTAATTCACGCTGCAAGAAGGAACATAGACATTACTGTAATCCTTGTTAACAACTTCATTTATGGAATGACTGGAGGACAGGTAGCTCCGACAACGCCTTTCGGTGCAATAACGACCACAACCCCATATAGGAACATTGAACACCCTCTAAATATAGCCGAGACAGTTGCTGCGGCTGGAGCTTCTTATGTGGCTAGGTGGACTACAGCTCACGTCTATCAATTGATTGAAAGCATAAAGAAAGCTATTACAACCAAAGGATTCTCCCTAGTTGAAGTTATTTCTCAGTGTCCAGTTCAGTTTGGAAGGAGAAATAAAATGAAGCAGCCAGCAGAAATGCTGAGATGGTTCTTAAAGAACTCTGTCCCCATAAGCAAAGCAAAGAATATGAGTGAAGAAGAGCTTGAAGGAAAGTTTATAGTTGGAGAATTCGTCAACAGAAGAAAACCTGAGTTTGTAGGGGAATTGAACAAGCTCATTAGGGAAGTTCAAAGTAAGTTTAAGGAGGAGTGA
- a CDS encoding 2-oxoacid:ferredoxin oxidoreductase subunit gamma encodes MQIRFAGIGGQGVVLAGVILGEAAAIEGLRVLQTQDYSSASRGGHSIADVIISNEEIYDVMVTEADVLVALHQLGYETAKSKLKKDGILIIDTDLVKPDREYIGAPFTRIAEETTGLALTVNMVALGYLIGKTQIVKPESVEEAIRRRVPKGTEEINIKAFRKGLEVSMNE; translated from the coding sequence ATGCAAATAAGGTTTGCAGGTATTGGAGGACAAGGTGTCGTTTTGGCAGGGGTAATATTAGGGGAGGCCGCTGCAATAGAAGGATTGAGAGTACTTCAGACTCAAGATTATAGCTCAGCTTCCAGAGGAGGGCACTCAATAGCTGATGTAATAATCTCTAATGAGGAAATTTACGATGTAATGGTAACTGAAGCTGATGTTCTTGTGGCATTGCATCAGCTGGGTTATGAAACAGCGAAGTCCAAGTTAAAAAAAGATGGAATCCTAATAATAGATACTGACCTTGTAAAACCCGATAGAGAGTACATTGGCGCCCCTTTTACAAGAATAGCAGAAGAGACAACAGGCCTAGCCCTAACAGTCAACATGGTAGCTTTGGGGTATTTAATAGGAAAAACTCAGATTGTAAAGCCCGAAAGTGTTGAAGAAGCGATAAGAAGGAGAGTTCCAAAAGGAACTGAGGAGATAAACATTAAAGCATTTAGAAAGGGTTTAGAGGTGAGCATGAATGAATAA
- a CDS encoding 2-oxoacid:acceptor oxidoreductase subunit alpha, giving the protein MNKRFPFPVGEPDFIQGDEAIARAAILAGCRFYAGYPITPASEIFEAMALYMPLVDGVVIQMEDEIASIAAAIGASWAGAKAMTATSGPGFSLMQENIGYAVMTETPVVIVDVQRSGPSTGQPTLPAQGDIMQAIWGTHGDHSLIVLSPSTVQEAFDFTIRAFNLSEKYRTPVILLTDAEVGHMRERVYIPNPDEIEIINRKLPRNEEEAKLPFGDPHGDGVPPMPIFGKGYRTYVTGLTHDEKGRPRTVDREVHERLIKRIVEKIEKNKKDIFTYETYELEDAEIGVVATGIVARSALRAVKMLREEGIKAGLLKIETIWPFDFELIERIAERVDKLYVPEMNLGQLYHLIKEGANGKAEVKLISKIGGEVHTPMEIFEFIRREFK; this is encoded by the coding sequence ATGAATAAAAGATTTCCCTTTCCTGTGGGAGAACCTGATTTCATTCAGGGAGACGAGGCCATAGCAAGAGCCGCAATCTTAGCTGGATGTAGATTTTATGCAGGCTACCCAATTACACCCGCAAGCGAGATATTTGAGGCTATGGCCCTTTATATGCCCCTTGTAGATGGAGTAGTTATACAGATGGAGGATGAGATCGCAAGCATTGCGGCAGCAATAGGAGCCTCTTGGGCAGGAGCTAAGGCCATGACTGCTACTTCTGGTCCTGGGTTTAGCTTAATGCAGGAGAACATTGGTTATGCGGTAATGACCGAAACACCAGTAGTAATAGTAGACGTGCAAAGGAGCGGACCATCAACGGGACAACCCACTCTGCCAGCACAGGGGGATATTATGCAAGCTATATGGGGAACACATGGGGATCATAGCTTAATTGTCCTAAGCCCCTCCACAGTTCAAGAGGCCTTTGACTTCACGATAAGGGCCTTCAATCTATCGGAAAAATACAGAACTCCCGTTATTCTTCTAACAGATGCCGAAGTTGGGCATATGAGAGAAAGAGTATACATTCCAAATCCAGACGAGATAGAGATAATAAATAGAAAGCTTCCCAGGAATGAGGAGGAGGCTAAGCTGCCATTTGGAGATCCTCACGGAGATGGAGTACCACCAATGCCAATCTTCGGAAAAGGATACAGGACATATGTTACAGGATTAACTCATGACGAGAAGGGTAGACCCAGAACAGTTGATAGAGAAGTCCATGAAAGGCTAATTAAGAGAATAGTGGAGAAGATAGAGAAAAACAAGAAAGATATCTTTACCTATGAAACTTACGAACTCGAAGATGCAGAGATAGGAGTTGTGGCCACCGGAATAGTGGCAAGATCAGCTCTTAGGGCTGTAAAAATGCTCAGAGAAGAAGGAATAAAGGCAGGACTTTTAAAAATAGAAACAATATGGCCTTTCGATTTCGAATTAATAGAGAGAATAGCCGAAAGGGTTGACAAGCTTTACGTTCCAGAAATGAATTTAGGGCAACTATATCATTTAATCAAAGAAGGAGCAAATGGAAAAGCTGAGGTTAAGCTCATTAGCAAGATTGGTGGGGAAGTTCACACTCCAATGGAAATTTTCGAGTTCATAAGGAGGGAGTTTAAATGA
- a CDS encoding 2-oxoacid:ferredoxin oxidoreductase subunit beta, which produces MKLVSAYEIRDKYLRKDMLPTIFCPGCGIGSVLQFTLRAIDDLGLDPDKIVWVSGIGCSSRVPGFVNFDGLHTTHGRALAFATGIKLANPELKIIAFMGDGDAAAIGGNHLIHAIRRNLDVTVILINNFTYGMTGGQVAPTTPKGLRGTTAPYGQFENPFDIAQLAVAAGANYVARWTVFNYIQGINSIKKALSKEGFTLVEFLSPCPISFGRRNRMKSAPEIIRWYQEITVPISKAKNMKPEELEGKIVIGEFVDRDRPGLVREYMEYIKRAKKIMGWEE; this is translated from the coding sequence ATGAAACTTGTTTCTGCTTATGAAATTAGAGACAAATACCTAAGAAAAGACATGCTCCCCACAATCTTTTGCCCAGGCTGTGGAATTGGTTCAGTTCTACAATTTACACTTAGGGCAATTGATGACCTGGGACTTGATCCAGATAAAATAGTTTGGGTAAGTGGGATAGGATGTTCTTCGAGAGTTCCTGGATTCGTGAACTTTGATGGCCTCCACACTACCCACGGTAGAGCGTTGGCCTTTGCTACTGGAATTAAGCTAGCGAACCCAGAGCTAAAGATAATAGCTTTTATGGGAGACGGGGATGCGGCTGCTATAGGAGGAAATCACTTAATTCATGCAATTAGAAGGAACCTAGATGTGACTGTTATACTAATCAACAACTTCACCTACGGGATGACTGGAGGACAAGTCGCACCAACAACTCCAAAGGGACTTAGGGGAACTACAGCCCCCTATGGACAGTTTGAAAATCCATTTGACATAGCACAACTTGCAGTCGCTGCTGGCGCAAATTACGTGGCAAGATGGACAGTTTTCAACTATATTCAAGGAATAAACAGCATAAAGAAAGCACTCAGCAAGGAAGGATTTACTCTCGTGGAGTTCCTCAGCCCCTGTCCAATTAGTTTCGGAAGGAGAAACAGAATGAAGAGTGCTCCAGAAATTATTAGATGGTATCAAGAGATAACAGTTCCTATAAGCAAAGCAAAGAACATGAAACCTGAGGAGTTGGAAGGAAAGATAGTTATTGGGGAGTTCGTCGATAGAGATAGGCCAGGGCTCGTTAGAGAATACATGGAGTACATTAAGAGAGCAAAGAAGATCATGGGGTGGGAAGAATGA
- a CDS encoding 2-oxoacid:ferredoxin oxidoreductase subunit gamma produces the protein MRKEILLGGFGGQGIILASVILGRAAAVYEGLYAVQTQAYGPESRGGASRAEVVISDEPIDYPKTVSPDYAILLSQQAYNKYLPLVKKGGIVILEEDLIPHRDPELEKDKEVHALPLTKIAEETTGLSLTMNILTLGYFVGITKIVKKESIEKAVLDSVPKGTEKINLKALHKGFELSEK, from the coding sequence ATGAGGAAGGAAATTCTTTTGGGAGGATTTGGAGGCCAGGGTATAATATTGGCGAGTGTAATTCTTGGAAGGGCTGCAGCTGTCTATGAAGGACTATATGCTGTTCAGACTCAAGCTTATGGCCCCGAGTCAAGAGGAGGCGCGAGTAGAGCTGAAGTTGTGATAAGTGATGAGCCTATAGATTACCCAAAAACAGTTAGTCCAGATTATGCAATTTTGCTAAGTCAACAGGCGTACAATAAGTATTTGCCCTTAGTTAAAAAAGGAGGTATTGTAATTCTAGAAGAAGACTTAATCCCCCACAGAGATCCAGAACTAGAAAAGGACAAAGAAGTGCATGCCCTTCCCCTAACAAAAATAGCAGAAGAAACAACTGGTCTCAGTCTAACAATGAATATCCTCACCCTAGGATATTTTGTAGGGATTACTAAAATTGTGAAAAAGGAGAGCATAGAAAAAGCCGTTTTAGACTCCGTCCCTAAAGGCACCGAAAAAATAAATTTAAAAGCTCTACACAAGGGTTTCGAGCTTTCTGAGAAGTAG
- a CDS encoding ABC transporter substrate-binding protein produces MKRAIPVFLLIVLVWISGCIGGGTSTIPTTPSAPETTTITKTEKVVETVTQTVTVTQTMTPQKYPITIVDSLGREVKIEKEPERIVSLAPSITETLYFIGALDKVVGVTKFDDFPPDVKEGRTIIGGFSDPNIEVIASLNPDLIIGTSMHMQYLDKLQEIAPVIIVDPKNIDEIYEWIIKLGKVVNREEEAVGVVNYMKAIVEDVESKVSNASRPKVFYLLGYWDGYWTTGKGTFIDSLITMAGGENIFSDIEGWKKVSAEDIVARNPEVIIISYHAGVNPGDLCNTPLANTDAVKNGRVYVISDDNIISRPGPRIVLALQEIAYFIHPEAFNYAYQPKACARCFFMTFSLFFNEDLLWVEWL; encoded by the coding sequence ATGAAAAGAGCCATACCTGTATTTCTGCTCATAGTGCTTGTGTGGATTAGTGGATGTATAGGAGGAGGTACCTCAACAATTCCAACAACTCCATCAGCACCAGAAACAACAACAATAACAAAAACAGAAAAAGTAGTGGAAACAGTTACACAAACAGTAACGGTAACCCAAACAATGACTCCCCAGAAGTATCCAATTACAATAGTCGATTCACTTGGAAGAGAAGTTAAAATAGAAAAGGAGCCAGAGAGGATAGTTTCTCTTGCCCCCAGCATTACCGAGACTCTGTACTTTATAGGAGCACTTGATAAGGTGGTGGGAGTTACAAAGTTCGACGATTTCCCACCAGATGTAAAGGAAGGAAGGACAATAATTGGAGGATTTTCTGATCCAAACATAGAGGTAATTGCATCCTTAAATCCTGACCTCATAATAGGAACTAGTATGCACATGCAGTATCTTGACAAGTTACAAGAAATCGCTCCAGTAATAATCGTTGATCCAAAGAACATTGACGAAATCTACGAGTGGATAATCAAGTTAGGAAAAGTTGTTAACAGGGAGGAGGAAGCTGTCGGAGTTGTAAACTATATGAAGGCTATAGTGGAGGATGTAGAGAGTAAGGTCTCAAATGCCTCCAGGCCAAAAGTCTTCTACCTTTTAGGTTACTGGGATGGATACTGGACGACAGGAAAAGGAACATTCATAGATAGCTTAATAACAATGGCTGGGGGAGAAAACATCTTTAGCGATATCGAGGGATGGAAGAAAGTCAGCGCAGAAGACATAGTGGCGAGAAACCCTGAAGTGATCATAATTTCATACCACGCAGGCGTTAATCCAGGAGATCTATGCAACACACCTCTAGCAAATACAGACGCTGTGAAGAATGGGAGAGTTTATGTAATTAGTGATGACAACATAATATCCAGACCTGGGCCAAGAATTGTTCTAGCACTTCAAGAGATAGCATATTTCATTCATCCCGAAGCATTTAACTACGCTTACCAACCCAAGGCTTGTGCCCGTTGCTTCTTCATGACTTTTTCTTTATTTTTTAATGAAGACTTATTGTGGGTAGAGTGGTTATAG
- a CDS encoding COG2426 family protein, whose amino-acid sequence MSFLEVFVMSLIPTFEGRYAVVYGIQRGYGIFESIMAAILGVIILSLVLPYALPYIDKIMELLMSTPLGKISKLYIYYLERTRKKASPYVKKWGFLGLVVFVAIPLPGTGIWTGSLAAYVLGIDKKSTIPALLIGGLLSLAITTLPTISLH is encoded by the coding sequence ATGAGCTTTTTAGAAGTTTTTGTGATGTCACTCATTCCAACTTTTGAAGGGAGGTATGCTGTTGTTTATGGAATCCAACGCGGATATGGAATTTTTGAAAGTATAATGGCTGCTATCTTAGGGGTTATAATCTTATCCTTGGTACTTCCCTATGCCCTTCCCTACATCGATAAAATCATGGAGCTTTTGATGTCTACCCCCCTGGGAAAAATATCTAAGCTTTACATCTATTATTTAGAAAGGACTAGGAAAAAAGCCAGTCCATATGTAAAAAAATGGGGCTTTTTGGGTTTAGTAGTCTTTGTTGCAATACCTCTCCCTGGGACAGGCATTTGGACTGGTTCATTAGCTGCCTATGTCCTGGGAATAGATAAAAAATCTACAATTCCCGCACTCTTAATTGGTGGTCTCTTAAGCTTAGCTATAACCACTCTACCCACAATAAGTCTTCATTAA
- a CDS encoding ASCH domain-containing protein: MKTVQIRKFILLDNKYKGKILRGDKVTTIRYGKYEAKPGSEVYIVITPSDTAIAKARIKDVRVKKVKELTTQDAQLDGFSDVKELVRELSRIYGELYGEDEVTIIEFEDIRPLKEGIPLKLLKGLNYRDPYEITRLTLENFDRLNLGEDIRIILTRILEKGLREAAKNFGPKRLQQALLKAYHSLYEAGLI; encoded by the coding sequence GTGAAAACGGTTCAGATAAGGAAGTTCATTCTTCTGGATAATAAATACAAAGGGAAAATCCTGAGGGGTGATAAGGTAACAACAATCAGATACGGGAAGTATGAGGCGAAACCTGGGAGTGAAGTGTACATAGTGATAACCCCAAGTGACACTGCAATAGCTAAGGCCAGAATAAAAGATGTCAGGGTAAAGAAGGTTAAGGAGCTAACAACCCAGGACGCCCAGTTAGATGGGTTTTCGGATGTGAAAGAGTTAGTTAGGGAGTTATCGAGAATATACGGAGAGCTTTACGGAGAAGATGAAGTTACAATAATTGAGTTTGAGGACATAAGACCTTTAAAGGAAGGAATACCTCTCAAACTTCTCAAAGGGTTAAACTATAGGGATCCCTATGAAATTACGAGATTAACTTTAGAGAATTTTGATAGGCTGAACTTGGGTGAAGACATTAGAATAATCCTTACTAGAATTTTAGAAAAGGGGTTGAGAGAAGCGGCAAAGAATTTTGGTCCTAAGAGGCTCCAACAAGCTCTTTTAAAAGCATATCATTCTCTCTACGAGGCTGGACTAATTTAG
- a CDS encoding TIGR02253 family HAD-type hydrolase has product MRRIKVIFFDLDDTLVDTSKLAEVARKNAIENMIRHGMPVDFDTAYNELLELIKEYGSNFPYHFDYLLRRLDLEYNPKWVAAGVIAYHNTKFTYLREVPGARKTLLRLKKEGYMTGIITDGNPIKQWEKILRLELDDFFEHVMISDFEGVKKPHPKIFKKALKAFNVKPEEAIMVGDRLYSDIYGAKNVGMKTVWFKYGKYAELDLEYKEYADYVITELPQLLEVLERENGSDKEVHSSG; this is encoded by the coding sequence ATGAGGAGAATCAAGGTGATATTTTTTGATTTGGATGATACTTTGGTTGATACTAGCAAATTAGCTGAAGTAGCTAGAAAGAATGCTATTGAAAACATGATCAGGCATGGAATGCCTGTTGATTTTGATACCGCATATAACGAGCTTTTGGAACTAATAAAAGAGTATGGAAGTAATTTCCCTTATCACTTTGATTATCTTCTCAGGAGGTTAGATTTGGAATACAATCCGAAGTGGGTTGCGGCTGGAGTTATAGCCTATCACAATACAAAGTTCACTTATCTTAGAGAAGTTCCTGGGGCTAGGAAAACTCTATTGAGACTCAAGAAAGAAGGTTACATGACTGGGATCATAACAGATGGAAATCCAATAAAACAGTGGGAAAAAATTCTGAGATTGGAGCTTGATGATTTCTTTGAGCACGTTATGATTTCAGACTTTGAGGGAGTTAAGAAACCTCATCCAAAAATATTTAAGAAGGCCTTAAAGGCCTTCAATGTGAAACCAGAGGAGGCTATTATGGTTGGAGATAGGCTATATTCCGATATATATGGAGCTAAAAACGTGGGCATGAAGACGGTCTGGTTTAAGTATGGAAAGTATGCTGAATTAGATCTGGAGTACAAGGAATACGCTGATTATGTAATTACAGAACTTCCTCAGCTTCTGGAGGTGCTAGAACGTGAAAACGGTTCAGATAAGGAAGTTCATTCTTCTGGATAA
- the glyA gene encoding serine hydroxymethyltransferase: protein MTYKEYRDKVLNFIEEHEKWRSHTINLIASENITSPSVNRAVASGFMHKYAEGWPKQRYYQGCKYVDEVELIGVELFTKLFKSDYADLRPISGTNANQAVFFGLGQPGDKVIVLHTSHGGHISHMPFGAAGMRGLEVHTWPFDFESFNIDVDKAEKMIRELEPKIVMFGGSLFPFPHPVKELAPVAKEVGAFVVYDAAHVLGLIAGGEFQDPLREGADIMTASTHKTFPGPQGGVILYKKFADDETIAKLQWAIFPGVVSNHHLHHMAGKVITAAEMLEYGEAYAKQIVKNAKALAEALAEEGFKVIGEDQGYTKSHQVIVDVSDLHPAGGGWAAPLLEEAGIILNKNLLPWDPLEKVNEPSGLRIGVQEMTRVGMMEDEMREIAHFIKRVLIDKEDPKKVRKDVYYFRLEYQKVYYSFDYGLPMKE, encoded by the coding sequence ATGACATATAAGGAGTATAGAGACAAGGTTCTAAACTTTATAGAGGAGCATGAAAAATGGAGAAGCCACACTATAAACCTCATTGCAAGTGAAAACATAACATCCCCGAGTGTAAACAGAGCCGTTGCTTCAGGCTTCATGCACAAGTATGCTGAGGGCTGGCCGAAGCAGAGGTACTATCAGGGATGTAAATACGTTGATGAGGTTGAGCTCATTGGAGTAGAGCTATTCACAAAGTTATTTAAGAGTGATTACGCTGATTTAAGACCAATTTCTGGAACTAATGCAAATCAGGCGGTATTCTTTGGTCTTGGACAACCAGGTGACAAGGTTATAGTTCTTCACACTAGCCACGGAGGTCACATAAGCCACATGCCCTTCGGAGCTGCTGGAATGAGAGGACTAGAAGTACACACTTGGCCATTTGACTTTGAGAGCTTTAACATCGATGTTGATAAGGCAGAGAAAATGATAAGGGAGTTAGAACCAAAGATAGTGATGTTTGGTGGCTCACTATTCCCATTTCCACACCCAGTAAAGGAACTAGCTCCAGTGGCTAAGGAGGTTGGTGCCTTTGTTGTCTATGATGCCGCTCACGTACTAGGTCTCATAGCTGGAGGAGAGTTCCAGGATCCACTTAGGGAAGGAGCAGACATAATGACAGCTTCAACACACAAGACATTCCCAGGTCCTCAGGGTGGAGTTATACTCTACAAAAAGTTTGCAGACGATGAAACAATAGCAAAGTTACAATGGGCAATATTCCCAGGAGTAGTGAGCAATCACCACCTTCACCACATGGCTGGTAAGGTTATTACAGCAGCAGAAATGTTGGAGTATGGTGAAGCGTATGCAAAGCAGATAGTTAAGAATGCTAAGGCTCTTGCTGAAGCTTTGGCTGAAGAGGGGTTCAAGGTTATCGGTGAAGATCAAGGCTATACAAAGAGCCACCAAGTTATAGTGGACGTAAGTGACCTACACCCAGCCGGTGGAGGATGGGCTGCTCCACTTCTTGAAGAAGCTGGAATAATCCTCAACAAGAACCTACTTCCATGGGATCCACTTGAAAAAGTCAACGAGCCCAGTGGATTAAGAATTGGAGTTCAAGAGATGACAAGAGTTGGAATGATGGAAGATGAAATGAGAGAAATCGCCCACTTCATCAAGAGAGTTCTAATAGATAAGGAAGATCCAAAGAAGGTCAGAAAGGATGTCTACTACTTCAGGCTAGAGTACCAGAAGGTTTACTACTCCTTCGACTATGGCCTACCAATGAAGGAGTGA
- a CDS encoding metal ABC transporter ATP-binding protein produces MENVIEAEDLTITYNGKVAVKNLTFKLKEGETLLLLGPNGAGKTTLLKVIAGIHSEYTGKITVLGKSPRESRGYVAYVPQTITLNSEIPLTVLEVVTMGGLYKEGIVHFNVPSEIVKKSLEVLGFLGIKNLANKPFRELSGGQKQRVIIARALMSDPKILLLDEPISALDPKAKATVTSTLSKIKEELNLTMIITTHDVNPLIEIGDKVMLINKKLVAFGSPEEVLRDEVISTIYGPSSKTVKVGERVYCIIGDVHLGGGKI; encoded by the coding sequence ATGGAAAATGTTATTGAAGCAGAGGATCTCACGATAACTTACAATGGAAAAGTTGCGGTGAAAAATTTAACATTCAAATTAAAAGAGGGAGAAACACTGTTATTGCTTGGGCCAAACGGAGCTGGCAAAACTACACTATTAAAAGTTATAGCCGGAATTCATTCGGAATATACTGGAAAAATAACTGTTTTAGGGAAATCCCCAAGGGAAAGTAGAGGGTATGTGGCATATGTTCCCCAAACCATAACCTTGAATTCGGAAATTCCCCTAACAGTGCTAGAAGTCGTGACCATGGGAGGATTGTATAAAGAAGGAATCGTCCACTTTAACGTTCCAAGTGAAATAGTTAAGAAAAGCTTGGAAGTTCTTGGATTTTTAGGAATTAAAAACCTGGCAAATAAACCATTTAGAGAATTAAGTGGAGGACAAAAACAGCGAGTTATAATAGCAAGAGCCCTAATGTCTGATCCAAAAATATTGTTGCTAGATGAACCTATCTCCGCATTAGATCCAAAGGCAAAGGCCACAGTTACTTCAACGCTCTCCAAGATAAAGGAGGAATTAAACCTAACGATGATAATAACTACTCACGATGTTAATCCCCTCATAGAAATTGGAGACAAAGTTATGCTGATAAATAAAAAGTTGGTGGCCTTTGGAAGTCCAGAAGAGGTTCTGAGAGATGAAGTTATCAGCACAATTTATGGCCCCTCATCTAAAACCGTCAAAGTTGGAGAAAGGGTGTACTGCATAATTGGTGACGTTCATTTAGGAGGTGGGAAAATATGA